In Deltaproteobacteria bacterium, the following are encoded in one genomic region:
- a CDS encoding iron-containing redox enzyme family protein produces MSSTTLSSDQFVEQLKKEIATFHKLRINHPFVKAVCEGTASMDHIRTWAIQDYQFRAAVPRIALLRYVACSDPEFAPKLFEVAEEETRGLLPGASGHPDMFVEFAEAIGLTRADLEHPQLLPATAAHLYFAELVIHTHPWFVVMAAQIGAEGTFGPAAALLGNGFMKSYGMSPESVRFFTVHVEADEEHGSLAEEIARRYLTSANLQQQTREMMFRRMELLYDIWTITD; encoded by the coding sequence ATGAGCAGCACGACCCTGTCGTCCGACCAGTTCGTCGAGCAACTCAAGAAGGAGATCGCGACGTTCCACAAGCTGCGCATCAACCATCCGTTCGTGAAGGCCGTGTGCGAGGGCACCGCTTCCATGGACCACATCCGCACCTGGGCGATACAGGACTACCAGTTCCGCGCCGCGGTGCCGCGCATCGCCCTGCTGCGTTACGTGGCGTGCAGCGACCCCGAGTTCGCCCCCAAGCTGTTCGAAGTGGCGGAAGAGGAAACCCGCGGCCTGCTGCCCGGCGCCTCCGGCCATCCGGACATGTTCGTGGAATTCGCCGAGGCCATCGGACTCACGCGGGCGGACCTGGAACATCCGCAATTGCTGCCGGCCACCGCCGCGCACCTCTATTTCGCCGAACTGGTGATCCACACCCATCCGTGGTTCGTGGTGATGGCCGCCCAGATAGGCGCCGAGGGCACGTTCGGACCGGCCGCGGCGTTGCTGGGCAACGGCTTCATGAAGAGCTACGGCATGTCACCCGAGTCCGTGCGCTTCTTCACCGTGCACGTGGAGGCCGACGAGGAGCACGGCTCCTTGGCGGAAGAGATCGCACGCCGCTACCTCACCTCGGCCAACCTGCAGCAGCAGACGCGCGAGATGATGTTCCGCCGCATGGAGCTGCTGTACGACATCTGGACGATCACCGATTGA
- a CDS encoding branched-chain amino acid ABC transporter permease has product MINSLVSIAFDGLAFAMVLFIISVGLSVTMGLMGFVNLAHGMFAMLGGYIAVSFIRELGVPFLLGAPLGCVAVALISVVLERTLYRRLYGADELQQVLLTIGLVFMGIAVCTFIWGPLNVQLDVPSYLKGQVDLGFRRFPTYRTFIILVSFAVIIALWYGFERTLLGARVRAAVDNQRMAETVGINIRRLFTLTFALGSALAALGGALGTEILGLTPTYALEYLVYFLIVVAVGGLGSLRGAFAASLILGIVDTAGKYYLPAFGAFFIFAVTIILLLWRPQGLYAR; this is encoded by the coding sequence GTGATCAATTCCCTCGTCAGCATTGCGTTCGACGGCCTCGCGTTCGCAATGGTCCTGTTCATCATATCGGTGGGCCTCTCCGTGACCATGGGCCTCATGGGCTTCGTGAACCTGGCCCACGGCATGTTCGCCATGCTCGGCGGGTACATCGCGGTGTCCTTCATCCGCGAACTTGGCGTGCCGTTCCTCCTGGGGGCGCCGCTGGGTTGCGTCGCGGTGGCGCTCATCAGCGTCGTGCTGGAGCGTACGCTCTACCGCCGCCTTTACGGCGCCGACGAGCTGCAGCAGGTCCTCCTGACCATCGGCCTCGTGTTCATGGGGATTGCCGTGTGCACGTTCATCTGGGGGCCGCTGAACGTGCAGCTCGATGTCCCTTCCTATCTCAAGGGGCAGGTGGACCTCGGGTTCCGGCGCTTCCCCACCTACCGCACGTTCATCATCCTGGTGAGCTTCGCGGTCATCATCGCCCTCTGGTACGGGTTCGAACGCACGCTGCTGGGAGCCAGGGTGCGCGCCGCGGTGGACAACCAGCGCATGGCCGAGACCGTGGGCATCAACATCCGGCGGCTGTTCACGCTGACCTTCGCGCTCGGGAGCGCACTGGCGGCGCTGGGAGGCGCGCTGGGCACGGAGATCCTCGGGCTGACGCCAACGTATGCCTTGGAATACCTGGTCTATTTCCTCATCGTGGTGGCGGTGGGCGGTCTTGGGAGCCTGCGGGGGGCCTTTGCCGCCTCGCTGATCCTCGGCATCGTGGACACCGCGGGAAAATACTACTTGCCCGCCTTCGGCGCCTTCTTCATCTTCGCGGTCACCATCATCCTGCTGCTGTGGCGCCCGCAGGGGCTTTACGCCCGATAG
- a CDS encoding xanthine dehydrogenase family protein molybdopterin-binding subunit, which translates to MKDQGAMRHMGRSIPMREAEPLLRGQGTYVGDLRFPGMLHAAVLRSPHAHARIRAIDVSAALVMPGVVRVLTGADVRDAIAPFPSSFEFHPPPWLNAIKPVLKGPRARVLALDKVRYVGEPVAMVVAEDRYRAEDALDGIAVDYEELPPVVDPEAALEPDAVRIHDDADDNVVFHFSIAKGDVDRALADAPHRIEERLHHRRHGGIPMEGRGVVANAEVKPRGLTVWSSTQVPHSVRRQIASQLGLAEEIIRVVAPHVGGGFGPKVVVYPEEVLVPYLALELGRPVQWIEDRREHFISTAHARDQIHYVELAFDGDGRILALKDRFLLDNGAYNPMGLTDAYNTSAHLQGPYRVPNLAVTGTCVATNKVPNAPYRGAGRPEAVFVMERCIDRIAAELDLDPAEVRFRNFVQPEEIPYDAGILYRDGMPVRYDNGDFPATLRKALDACRYEEVRAIQKEAARGGEAPTNAKAAPERVNARDAKAASERANADDAEAATEREGFRDGEAPRDSRYVGVGIGFYTEGTGVGSFEGARVEVDSSGKLLVSVGASGHGQGHETVFSQLTADLWGVAPEDVTVVGGDTAAIRYGCGTFASRSTVNAGTAIHEATRRLKAKVFELAGHLLEANPDDLTTRDGRVFVAERPDRGLSLAELAGAAVPGWASRMPEGMEPSLEASYYYVPQTVTWAHAAHVVVVEVDAGTGEVELLDYAVAHDSGPAINPLFVEGQVRGGVAQGIGGALYEEFVYDDLGQLLTGTFMDYLMPTCGEIPAIKQVHLETPSPLNPLGLKGIGEGGAIAPPVAVANAVVDALRPVARVEISETPVTPERVLALIRGHRD; encoded by the coding sequence ATGAAGGACCAGGGCGCCATGCGCCACATGGGGCGCAGCATACCCATGCGCGAAGCGGAGCCGCTGCTGCGCGGACAAGGCACCTACGTGGGCGACCTGCGGTTTCCCGGGATGCTGCACGCGGCGGTGTTGCGCAGCCCCCATGCCCACGCCCGGATCCGCGCCATCGACGTGAGCGCGGCTCTGGTCATGCCGGGGGTGGTGCGGGTGCTCACGGGTGCGGACGTGCGCGACGCCATCGCGCCCTTCCCTTCGAGCTTCGAGTTCCACCCGCCCCCCTGGCTGAACGCCATCAAGCCCGTGCTCAAGGGACCGCGCGCCCGAGTGCTGGCCCTGGACAAGGTGCGCTACGTGGGCGAGCCCGTGGCCATGGTCGTGGCCGAGGACCGCTACCGGGCCGAGGACGCGCTCGACGGCATCGCCGTGGACTACGAGGAGCTGCCGCCGGTGGTGGACCCGGAGGCGGCGCTGGAACCGGACGCGGTACGCATCCACGACGACGCCGATGACAACGTGGTGTTCCACTTCAGCATCGCCAAGGGCGACGTGGACCGGGCCCTGGCGGACGCGCCCCACCGCATCGAGGAGCGTCTGCACCACCGGCGCCACGGCGGCATTCCCATGGAGGGCCGGGGCGTCGTGGCCAACGCCGAGGTCAAGCCGCGCGGCCTGACCGTTTGGTCCTCCACCCAGGTGCCCCACAGCGTGCGCCGGCAGATCGCCTCCCAGCTCGGCTTGGCCGAGGAGATCATCCGCGTGGTGGCGCCCCACGTGGGCGGCGGTTTCGGCCCCAAGGTGGTGGTGTACCCGGAGGAGGTGCTGGTGCCCTACCTCGCCCTGGAACTGGGCCGGCCGGTACAGTGGATCGAGGACCGGCGCGAGCACTTCATCAGCACCGCCCACGCCCGGGACCAGATCCACTACGTGGAGCTGGCCTTCGACGGCGACGGCCGCATCCTCGCGCTCAAGGACCGCTTCCTGCTGGACAACGGCGCTTACAACCCCATGGGCCTCACCGATGCCTACAACACCTCGGCCCACCTGCAGGGACCGTACCGGGTGCCCAACCTCGCCGTCACCGGCACCTGCGTGGCCACCAACAAGGTCCCCAACGCGCCCTATCGCGGCGCCGGCCGGCCCGAAGCGGTGTTCGTCATGGAGCGCTGCATCGACCGCATCGCCGCGGAACTGGACCTCGACCCGGCCGAAGTGCGCTTCCGCAACTTCGTGCAGCCCGAGGAGATCCCGTACGACGCCGGCATCCTCTATCGCGACGGCATGCCCGTGCGCTACGACAACGGCGACTTCCCCGCCACGCTGCGCAAGGCCCTGGACGCGTGCCGCTACGAGGAGGTGCGCGCCATCCAGAAGGAGGCCGCGCGCGGCGGAGAGGCCCCGACGAACGCGAAGGCCGCGCCTGAACGGGTCAACGCTCGCGACGCGAAAGCCGCCTCTGAACGGGCCAACGCCGACGACGCGGAGGCCGCGACCGAACGTGAAGGGTTTCGTGACGGAGAAGCGCCACGAGACAGCCGCTACGTGGGCGTGGGCATCGGCTTCTACACCGAGGGCACCGGCGTGGGCTCCTTCGAGGGCGCCCGGGTGGAAGTGGACTCTTCCGGCAAGCTGCTGGTGTCGGTGGGCGCCAGCGGCCACGGCCAGGGACACGAGACCGTATTCTCCCAACTCACCGCCGACCTCTGGGGCGTGGCGCCGGAGGACGTCACCGTCGTCGGGGGCGACACCGCGGCCATCCGCTACGGCTGCGGCACCTTCGCCAGCCGCAGCACCGTCAACGCGGGCACCGCCATCCACGAGGCCACCCGGCGCCTCAAGGCCAAGGTGTTCGAGCTGGCCGGCCATCTGCTGGAAGCCAACCCCGACGACCTGACCACGCGCGACGGGCGGGTCTTCGTGGCGGAGCGGCCGGACCGCGGCCTCTCCCTGGCCGAGCTTGCCGGCGCCGCGGTGCCCGGCTGGGCTTCGAGGATGCCCGAAGGAATGGAGCCCAGCCTGGAGGCAAGCTACTACTACGTGCCCCAGACCGTGACCTGGGCTCACGCCGCCCACGTGGTTGTCGTGGAGGTGGACGCGGGAACCGGCGAAGTGGAACTCTTGGACTACGCCGTGGCCCATGACTCCGGGCCGGCCATCAACCCGCTGTTTGTGGAAGGCCAGGTGCGCGGCGGCGTCGCCCAGGGGATCGGCGGCGCCCTCTACGAAGAATTCGTCTACGACGACCTGGGACAGCTCCTCACCGGCACCTTCATGGACTACCTGATGCCCACCTGCGGCGAGATACCCGCCATCAAGCAGGTGCACCTCGAGACCCCTTCCCCACTCAACCCCCTGGGCCTCAAGGGCATCGGCGAGGGCGGCGCCATCGCCCCGCCCGTGGCCGTGGCCAACGCCGTGGTGGACGCCCTGCGGCCCGTCGCCAGGGTGGAAATTTCCGAGACACCGGTGACGCCCGAGCGGGTCCTGGCGCTGATACGCGGTCACCGCGATTGA
- a CDS encoding ABC transporter substrate-binding protein — MKIFRLPAALFAALSIVTGAAWAETVKVGVILPYSGPNAQLGQQVDRGFELYQKLHSKGTGEHKIEIIKRDSTGPKPDVAKRLATELITRDKIDILAGVVYSNNAFAISDVTRKAKVPFLIMNAGTSAITTRSPYTARVSFTMWQAAYPLGKHAYEKMNIRTAAVAYANYSPGKDSKTAFTKAFTAAGGKVVADIPFPFPKIPDFTPFLQSVKDAKPDALYVFIPAGKWATGVMKTYDDLGMRAAGIELIGPGDITQDSELPNMGQVPLGVVTMHHYSAAADRAENKAFVKAWKEAYGADSTPDFFSVQGWDGMAAIHEAVRRLNGKIDADKALAVWKGWKFNSPRGPIMIDPETRDIVQNQYLRKVEKRDGALANIETDTLEMVKDPWKELEKKK, encoded by the coding sequence ATGAAGATTTTCAGGCTTCCGGCCGCATTGTTTGCGGCTTTGTCGATCGTCACGGGGGCGGCATGGGCGGAGACCGTCAAGGTGGGCGTGATCCTTCCGTACTCCGGCCCGAACGCGCAACTGGGGCAGCAGGTGGACCGGGGCTTCGAGCTTTACCAGAAGCTTCATTCGAAGGGGACCGGAGAACACAAGATCGAGATCATCAAGCGCGACAGCACCGGTCCCAAACCCGACGTGGCCAAGCGCCTTGCCACGGAGCTCATCACCCGCGACAAGATCGACATCCTCGCCGGCGTGGTCTACTCCAACAACGCTTTCGCCATCTCCGACGTGACGCGCAAGGCCAAGGTGCCGTTCCTCATCATGAACGCCGGGACTTCGGCGATCACCACGCGCTCTCCCTACACCGCGCGTGTGTCGTTCACCATGTGGCAGGCGGCGTACCCGCTCGGGAAGCACGCCTACGAGAAGATGAACATCCGCACCGCGGCCGTGGCCTATGCCAACTACTCGCCGGGGAAGGACAGCAAGACCGCGTTCACCAAGGCGTTCACCGCCGCGGGGGGCAAGGTCGTGGCGGACATCCCGTTCCCGTTCCCGAAGATTCCGGACTTCACGCCGTTCCTGCAGTCGGTGAAGGATGCCAAGCCCGATGCGCTTTACGTGTTCATTCCGGCCGGCAAGTGGGCCACCGGCGTCATGAAGACCTACGACGACCTGGGCATGAGGGCGGCGGGCATCGAGCTCATCGGCCCGGGTGACATCACCCAGGACTCGGAGCTGCCCAACATGGGACAGGTCCCCCTGGGCGTCGTCACCATGCATCACTATTCCGCGGCCGCGGACCGAGCCGAGAACAAGGCCTTCGTGAAGGCCTGGAAAGAGGCTTACGGCGCCGACAGCACGCCCGACTTCTTCAGCGTCCAGGGTTGGGACGGCATGGCCGCGATCCACGAGGCGGTGCGGCGCCTGAACGGCAAGATCGACGCCGACAAGGCCCTGGCGGTGTGGAAGGGATGGAAGTTCAACAGCCCGCGCGGTCCCATCATGATCGATCCCGAGACGCGTGACATCGTGCAGAACCAGTATCTGCGCAAGGTCGAGAAGCGCGACGGCGCCCTCGCCAACATCGAGACCGACACGCTCGAGATGGTCAAGGACCCGTGGAAGGAACTGGAGAAGAAGAAGTAG